The segment AATGCCGTCTCTTTCTCGCCGTTGCCGAGGATCGAGCCGCCGCTTTGCCAGAGATGGGGCCAGAATTGCCAGGTTGTCTCCTCCGAGCCTGAGACCGAATACGCGTAACCATAGGTCTTGGTCGCGTCGTCTGTCAGCTGCTTGGCCGTCGCGGCGAAGTCATCCCAGGTCCAGTCGCCGGTCGGGTAGGAGACCCCCGCCTTGTCGAAGACAGTCTTGTTGTAGATCAGCGACAGATTATCGACGATGGCCGGGAAACCGATGGTCTTGTTACCGGTTGGCTGGGCCGTCAACCTCGCCGATTCCGGGAACTCATCCCATTTCACTTCTGGATTCTTCACCTCGTCGGTGATGTCCAGCGTGCGGTTGGATGACTCGAGCTCGCTGGCCCACGAGCCGAACGCATAGGAGATGTCCGGGTACTGGTTTCCGGCGAATCCCGCGGATAGCTTCTGAAGAAGGTCTTCGGTCGATGAGGCGCCGGGCGAGACCTTGATCGAGACATTTGGGTTGTCCTTCTCGAACTCGCCGGCGAGTTGCTCGATCAGCTTCTCTGCCTCGTCGGTCTGCCCGGACCAGATCTCCAGCTCGACCTTCGCCTCTTTATCAAGGGTCGTCGCGCCTTGCGAGTCGCCGCAGCCGCTCATTGCGCCAACCAATGCGACCGCAGCGACAACACCGGACGCTCGGAGGGCCTGCTTGCGGAGGAAAGATATCATCATTGATTCCATTCTGGGTGCGGGCTGCCTTCTCGGATCAGCTGAGGACGATGGACCGGGTGAGGTGCCGGGGGGTGTCGGGGTTGAGGCCCCGATACTCGGCGATCGCCACGGCGAGTTGCTGGGTCAGTGCCAATTCGACCAACGGATCCTGAGTTCCGGTGATTACGGTGGCTCCGGTGTGTTCGATATCCCGGATCAGACTCGCTTCGACCGGGCCGATGATCCACACCAGCGAGCGGTCGTCGGCGACGGCAAGGGGGCCGTGTCGGTAGTCCAGGGCCGGGTATGACTCCGCCCATGCCTGCGCGGCTTCGCGGATCTTGAGCGCTGCTTCCTGCGCGAGGCCGTATGTCCAACCGCTACCGAGATAAACAAAGTGTGTGTAGCGTGACACGTCAATGCCGGAGGGCTGGGCAAGCGCGATCTCGGCCTGGCCGGGAAGGCCGCCGACATCTTCACCGAACGCATTGCGGGCGAGCAGCAAGATGGTGGTGGGGAACCGCGTCTGTACGACCGACTCTTCGTCCGCGAAGTCGAGAAGGAGAACGTCGTCGGCCCGCTGGGCGATGGGCGAGTCGGCAACACCGGTTACGGCGATGGTCCGCACCCCGTCGGGCAATGCGTCGAGGGCCGCGATCACCTCGGTGGTAGTTCCCGATCGGCTCAGCACGATCACGGCATCATAGTCGCGCCATGGCCACGGCTCAGATGCGTACGCCGCGTCTGTCTGACCGAGGCCTGCGGCCTCGCGGAGAACCGCGAACGATTCAGCGACGAATGCCGAGGTGCCGCAGCCGAGTACCAGGACTCGGGAACCCGGTAAGGAGAGTAGGTCGGTCGCTTGGGCTGAGTGATCGGCGAGGGCACAGCGCCAAATCTTCGGCTGGCTGGCGATTTCGCGAGCGGTTGTTGTCACGGGGGCTCCAGTAGATCGAGGACTCGAACGCGTTGGTCATAGCGTTTGGACTTATCATTGGATGCGTGGTGAGCGTTTGACAATGAAATTGACCATATCGCTCATTTGAACTGTTCATTTGTTGCAGAGAGGTGTCGAAATGCCGCAGCAGCCAGACTGGGACAGGATTGCAGATTTGAGGCTGGCTGATTGGCTGCCACGCAGGAAGCTGCGTACGAAGGTCACCTCGGTCGACTCGCCAGCATTCCCGGTCATCGACGTGCACAACCATCTCGGCAGATGGCTGAGTGACGGGCGTTGGATGATCGACGACGTTCCAGCGCTCGTGGCGACAATGGACGAATGCGGGATCGAGACCACCGTGAACCTCGACGGTCTGTGGGGGGAGGAGGTGACGGCCAACGTGGAGCGCTACGACCGCGCCTACCCGGGCCGTTTCCTGACCTTCTGTCAGCTGGAGTGGGCCGAACTCGGGGCAGCTGACGGCGTCGATCGATTGCGCAAGTCGCTTGAGGACAGTACACGGCGCGGGGCGCGCGGCCTGAAAGTGTGGAAGACCCTGGGCCTGATGGCGCGCGACGCCGGCGGGGAGTTGATTATTCCCGATGACGAGCGGGTGATCCAGGTCATCGCGCATGCCGGTGAACTTGGCTTACCCGTGTTGATCCATACGGCCGATCCGATCGCATTCTTCGACCCTGTCGATCGGCACAACGAGCGGATCGAAGAGCTCACCGGCGCGCCGGACTGGTGGTTCGGCGATCGGGACAAGTACCCGACATTCGACGCGCTGCTGGACGCGCATGCGGCGCTGGTGCTGGCGTGCCCCGAGACGGCGTTCATCGGCGCCCACGTCGGTTGCGCGGCGGAAGACCTCGATCGGGTCGAGCGACTGCTGAGCGCGGCCCCGAACTACACCGTCGACACGGCGGGCAGGATGGCGGAGCTCGGCAGGCAGCCGCGGCGCTTCGGCCAACTGGTCGCCGCCTATCCCGGGCAGATATTGTTCGGCACGGACATCTATCCGGCGAGTAAGGACCAGTATCGGCTGCACTTCCGGTTCTTCGAGACCGCCGATGAGGGGTTCTCATACGATCCCGGCAGTGAGATCCCCGGGCAGGGACGCTGGGACGTCTCGGCACTGGACCTTCCGCCGGACCTGCTGGAGAGCGTCTATCATCTAAACGCACGGCGCATCCTCGGACTCTGACCACCGGGTTGCTCGGGGCCGACGACCGGCGCGTCGCCCGCCCGGAATGTCAGGCGGGGCCGGGCTCAGTTACCAGGCCGCAGAAGGCGCGGACGAGCTCCATCATCGCCGCTCGTGCGTCCCTGGTGTAGATGCGTGGATCGACGGCATCCGGATGCTCGTTCAGCGATCCGCGGAGCACGCCGGTCGCGGCGATATTGAGGGCGGTGCCCACGTTGACTTTGCGGATGCCCGCAGCGACGGCGGTGGCGATGACCGGGTCCGAAACGCCGGATGATCCGTGCAGCACGAGCGGCACGGGCACCGCCGCCGCGAGCTGCCGGATCAAATCGATGTCGAGTTCGGCGCTGCGGCTGCGCATCGCATGCGAGCTGCCGACCGCAACGGCGAGGCCGTCCACCCCGGTCTGCTCGACGAACCTCGCCGCTTCGCTCGGATCGGTGCGCACGCCCGGAGCATGCGCGCCGTCCTTGCCGCCGATCTGGCCGAGTTCTGCCTCCACCCATACGCCCAGCGCATGGGCGCGCTCGACCACCCTCCGGGTTGCGGCGACATTGTCGGCGTAATCACGCTTGGATGCGTCGAACATGACCGAGCCGACCCCGAACTCGCCCGCGCGGTCGAGGATGTCCTCGACGAGTTCTTCGTTTTCGATGTGGTCGAGGTGGATACCCAGCGGGGTGCTGCCCGATCGGGCGATCTCCCGGCAGGCAGCAAGCAGGGGCTCAGGCGACCCGCGGAAGGCGATAGCGTTCTCGCTAATCTGAAGCAGCGCCGGACTGTTCGCGGCGGTGGCGCCAGCTGCGATCGCCTCGGCGTGTTCGAGTCCGATCACGTTGAAGGACGGTAGGGCTGTGCCCTCGGCGACGACTCTCGCGATTAGCTCCGCCGTTGGGGTGAGTGTCATTGTCCGGTCTCGAGTCGTCCGCCCAGCGAGACCGGGAGGAGGTCCGCGTGTGCTGCCGTGAGGTCGTCGCAGAGCGCCCAGATCTCCGCGGGGGTCAACGATGAGCTGGCATTGGGATCGACGAGCACTGCCTGACGCACAAGGTCCGGGTTGCCTGTTCGGGCGGCTTCGATCGTCAAGGCGGCCACGGAGAGATAAGTCCGATTCAGGGCGGCCCCCTGCGGCGGCACATCGCCGAAGGGCATCGGATGAACGCCAGAGCTGTCGACGAGGCTTGGGACCTCGACGACCGCACCCGCGGGCAGGTTGCTGATCAGACCGCGGTTGACGACGTTCGCGTGGATCGTGCGTTGCGAACCGGTCAGGATCGAGTGGATGATCTGAGGCGCGTACTCGGCTGCGCTCTCCTCAAGTTCGAGGGACCGGCCGTCCGCAAGGGCGGCTTTGGCTTGATTGAACTCGGCGACGTTTTCCTCGGAGATTCCGATGTACTCGAGGGGGCGAAGCCGGAACTTCTCGATTTGGGCGTCTGATCGTAGAAACCACGACAAGTACTCAGCAGAGTGCTCACTCGTCTCAGTCGGGTAGAAGCCGATTCGCTCGAAGATCTCGACCCGCACCCGTCGCCGGAGTTCGGGGTCGGCGGCAATCGCCTCACGCAGCTTGGGGTAGAGGTCTTCGCCGTCGCGGGACCACTCGACGAGCCATGCCTGATGGTTCACACCCGCCGCACGGTAGTGAGTTCCTTCCAGCGGGACGCCGATAAGCCCGCAGAGGTCGCTGACCGTCCAGTACACGCTGTGGCAGAGGCCAACCGTCTTCAACTGCGGTGCGACCAATGACATCCACCAGACGTTCATCGCCATCGGGTTGGTGTAGTTGAGGAACCAGGCCTCAGGGCAGAGCTCAAGCATGTCGGAGGCGATTCCCGATAGCACCGGGAACGTGCGCAGCGCCCGGAAAACGCCGCCAACGCCAGTCGTGTCGCCTATTGTCTGCCGAAGTCCGGCTGCGGCCGGGATCTCGAGGTCGAGACGGGTCGATTCGATCCCGCCCACCTGGATCATGTTGACTACGAAATCCGCACCTTTCAGCGCCTGCCGGCGATCCAGTGTCGCGACGATCTGCACGGCACGATCGAAGTGTTGAGCTATCTGTTCCGCTGTACCACGCGCGACGTCGAGCCGGTCGGGTTCGATGTCGTGGAGGACGATACGCAGCGACGGAAGGTCGTCGAAGCGAAACAAATCGGCGAGCAGCTGGCGGGTGAAGACAACGCTTCCCGCTCCGAGGAAAACAATCTGAGTCATGCAGCGATCATCCGACAGTCTGTGTAATCCGCGCAACAAAATGAGTGATTCGTGTATAAAGTGATCAGATGAACTGATTGGCTGGCGGCACCGAGAAGAAGGATGGACATTGATCGCGACATCTACCGAGACTCTTATTGCGCGCGTGACATCGGGTCGCCGGGCGAAACGCATGGTGGCCATCCTCGACCTGGTGGCGGAGCGCGGGACGATCAGCCTCGCGGATCTCCTGGAGACACTGTCGATCTCGGCGGCGACTGCTCGGCGCGACCTCGCCGAGCTGGCTGAACAAAATCTCATCCTGCGCACCCACGGCGGAGCATCCGCTGTCGATCGCGGCCGGGAGATACCGGTCGCCCTTCGCGACACCAGATTCCAGGATGCGAAACGGACAATTGCGAAAGCGATGGTCAAACGACTGCCCGCCGAGCGACACGTGATAGCCCTCAGTGGTGGAACCACCACCGCCAGCGTTGCGCGCGAACTGGCAACGCACCGAGACATAGCCGTCGTCACCAATTCCCTCACCATCGCCGGACTGCTCTCTGGCTACCCGGATGTGCGCGTTGTGATGACCGGTGGATTTCTGCGTCCCCAATCACTCGAACTCGTTGGCGCGCTGGCGGAGAACACATTCAATTCGGTCAACGTCGGCACCGCAATCGTGGGCGCCGACGGTGTGAGTGCCTCGGCCGGCGTGACGACTCACGATGAGACGGAGGCACGGACCAATCATGCGATGGTAGCGAAAGCACAACGCGCCGTAGTGGTGGCGGACGGATCGAAGATTGGCCGAGTCGCACTAGCCCAGATTGCCGACATCGATAAGATCTCAATGCTGATAACCGACAAAAGCGCCGACCCCGAAGCGCTGAGTGAAATCCGCGCGGCCGGGGTCGAAGTCGTGATTGCCGACGCCTGAACATCTCAACTGTTGTCTGCAACGGGTGTGACAGTGGGCGGGCGGCTTTGGCCTCGGCCGCCCGGCGGCATTGACGCACCACCACCGGGCGGCAAGTATGTGAAAACCGCAGTCTCGGAAGAATGGCGGCGGTAGCGAACGTCCGACGAAACGGGGTAGCCATGAAAATCGCGGTAATAGGCGCAACCGGGAACGTGGGGACGGCGATACTTCGCCGGTTGCACGAGAGTCCGGATGTCGACGGCATAGTCGGGGTGAGCAGGCGCCGGCCGGATGGGGCCGCCGCGCCGTACCACAATGTCACCTGGCACCAGATCGATGTCGGCGACAGAACCGCGATCGACGAACTTTCCCCGGTGCTGCGTGGCGTAGACGCGGTCATCCACCTGGCCTGGCTGCTGCAGCCGAACCACCAGGAAAGCGTTCTTTACCGGACAAACGTCACCGGAACGGCGAACCTGCTGGCCGCCGCCGAGCTGGCCGGCGTGCCTCATGTGATCTGCGCGTCGTCAGTCGGTGCCTACAGCCCGGCGTCCAAGGACACCCGGGTTGACGAGACCTGGCCCACCGGCGGAATCCATACCTCTCATTACAGTCGGCACAAGGCCGCACAGGAACGACTGCTCGATGGATTCGAGGCCCGCCATCCGCAGATCACCGTCAGCCGGCTTCGGCCCGGGCTGATCTTCCAGGGCGCGGCCGGAAGCGAGATCGGCCGGTACTTTCTCGGACCCTTTGTGCCAAAGGGATGGCTGGGCCGACTGCCGCTCGGTTTGCTGCCGTTTCCGGCCAGATTGCAGTTTCAGGCTGTGCACTCCGATGATGTCGCAGAAGCCTATTGTCAGGTAGCCGCGCAACAGGCAGCAGGCGCATTCAACATAGCCGCCGAGCCGGTGTTGGGGCCGGACAACCTGCCATCCCTTTTGGGCGCCGGCCGCACCATCGACCTGCCAGTTTCAGTGCTGCGCTCCGCGGCCGCGCTCAGCTGGCGCCTTCGGGTTCAGCGCTCAGATCCCGGTTGGGTCGACATGGCGGCGCAAGCCCCGTTGATGTCGACCGAGCGGGCTCGGACGGTGCTCGGTTGGCGGGCAAAGATGAGCGCGATGGAGGCTGCCGCCGACGTGATTCGCGGACTGGGCTCCGGCGACGGCCTCAGTCAATCGCCGCCGCTGTCTCCGCGCTGACGCGTACTTCCGCGCAGCTCGCCTGTCGTCGCGTTGTCCGCCATTGAGCTCCGGCAGCAGCTCGGTCGGCACGACCCCGATGTCCGTGCGCTGCTTGCGTGCCGCGGCGGGCAGGATCCGTACCGGACAGCCGTTGCTAGTGGACTCTGACATGGCGGACCCGGAGCGGGATCACGATCAGCAGGCCGAGCAGCAGCACGACCGCGATGCCGAGGACGCCGGCTCGCTGGAACCCGAAGATACTGATCGCGGTGGAGAAGGCCAGAGGTCCGAGGAAGCTGACGGACCTGCCGGTCGTTGCGTAAAGGCCGAAATTCTCGCCCTCACGTCCGGCTGGTGTGATCCGGGCGAGCAGCGTGCGGGATGACGACTGGACCGGGCCGACGAAAAACGACAGCACCATCGCGCACACCCAGAACACCGTCTGGTTCTCGCTGATCATGATCGGCACGGTCCCGGCGATAAGGCATAGCAGCCCCGCCACGATCACCGTCTTCGAACCGAGCCGGTCGTCGAGCGGGCCGCCGATCAGTGCGCCGGTGCCGGCCACCACGTTGGCCGCGATGCCGAGGACTATAATCTCGCTGGCGCTGAATCCATAGCTGCCTGCGGCCAGAACACCGGCAAACGAGAAGATCGCGGCCAGTCCGTCGCGGAAGATCGCGCTGGCCAGGAAGAAGTGCAGGGTGCGCCGGTCCTCGCGCCATAGCTCACCCAGTCGGCGTATCAGGCGTTTGTAATCGCCCAGGAATGCCTTGACCGCGGCGAGGGGACCGCTGGCTTCGACTGCGTCATCGCGCGGCGGATTTTTCGGTCCGGTGATCAGGATCGGAATTGCGAAGATGGCGAACCAGGCAGCGGCGGCGGCGGCAACAAGCCGGTAGCGTAAGCCGTCGGCGTCGGAGGCACCGAGCAGGCCGACATCGGGCTGAATGAACGCGAAGAGCATCAACACGAGCAGGACGAGGCCACCGAAGTAGCCCATGCCCCAGCCGAACCCGGAGAGTTTGCCGATGTTCTTCTCGCTGGCGATCCGCAGCAGCATCCCGTTGTAGCTCACTTCGGCGAACTCGAAGAAGACACTGCCGGTCGCCACCAGGATCAGGCCGAGTAACAGGTACTCGGGAGAGTCGCGGACGAAAAACATGCCGGCCATCGATGCGACGACGATGAATGTGTGCAGGCCGAGCCAGAAACGGTGCCGTCCGGCGACATCGGCACGGGTGCCCGCGGCTGGCGCTATTACGGCAATGATCAGGCCGGCGATGGAGAGCGCGTAGCCGAGCTGTGCGCTGCCATCGGTCTCATTCGCAGCCACGCCCTTGGTCAGGTACGGCGCGAAGACGAAGGTGATGATGACGGCGTTGAATGCTGCAGACCCCCAGTCCCACAGTGCCCAGCTGACAACCGCCTGCTTCGAGGTCACCCCGGCGGTCTCCGTGGGCCTTCCATTGTGCACAGTCAAGGCGAAACGGTCCGCTCTGTAGGTTCTGGTAGTGGCAATTTAGTGACGACCATATCGAAGAAGTGGACCGTGCGGCAGGTATTGCCAGCACCCCCTGTGGGTGGCGACCCTGCGGCAGGCATGGAAAGATCGTCAGTATCGGAGTCGATGCGGCTCCTGTACGACTCTTGACGTTCTCAAAGAAGGAGCCAGCAAATGCCGATCGCTACCCCCGAGGTCTATGCCGAGTTGCTCGATCGTGCGAAGAGCGACGGCTTTGCCTACCCGGCGGTCAACGTTACGTCTTCCCAGACCATCAATGCGGCGATCCGCGGCTTCGCAGAGGCTGAGTCGGACGGCATAATCCAGGTGTCCACCGGTGGGGCCGAGTACATCTCCGGACCGACGGTCAAGGACAGGGTCCGCGGCGCCACCGCATTCGCAATCTTTGCTGAGGAAGTCGCGAAAAGCTACGACGTCAACATCGCGCTGCACACCGACCACGCACCAAGGGATGCCGTCGAAGAGTGGGTCAAGCCCCTGATCGCGGCATCGACTGAGCGGGTGAAGAACGGCCAGAATCCGCTGTTCCAGTCGCATATGTGGGACGGTTCGGCCGTGCCGCTTGATGAGAACCTCGTGCTCGCCGAGCAGCTGCTGGAACTTTCGGCCGCCGCCAGGACGATCCTTGAGATTGAGGTCGGCGTCGTGGGTGGCGAGGAAGACGGCGTCGACAACGAGATCAACGACAAGCTTTACACCACGATTGCTGATGGACTGGCTACTGCCGAGGCGCTGGGTACCGGCGAAAAGGGCCGGTATCTGACCGCGCTCACCTTCGGAAACGTGCATGGCGTGTACAAGCCAGGCAACGTGAAGCTGCGCCCGGAGATTCTCAAGTCGATTCAGGATGAAGTAGGCGCGAAGGTCGGCAAGGATCGCCCGTTCGACCTCGTGTTCCATGGCGGCTCCGGCTCGTCCGAACAGGAGATCGCGGACGCGGTCAGCTATGGCGTGATCAAGATGAACATCGACACCGACACCCAGTACGCCTTCACCCGACCGGTCGCCGACCATATGCTGCGCAACTACGATGGCGTGCTGAAAATTGACGGCGAGGTCGGCAACAAGAAGATGTACGACCCGCGTGCCTGGGGCAAGGCGGCCGAGGCAGGGCTGGCGGCCCGTGTCGTCGAAGCCGCGCAACACCTCGGCTCGGCGGGCAAGCGGCTCAAGTAGTCCTGGGGTCCCGAGTTAGGACCGCGAACTTCAGGCAGGACCGCGGCCGATCGACGATCGCGGTCCTGCACAGGGTTCGCGTTCCTTGCCGGCAGCCTGCGCAGGGTTCGCGTTCCTGGCCCAGCCTTCTAGCGCCGCCCGGAAGGCTGGGCGTCGCTGGTGGCGACTTCTTCTGCCGCAGACTCCCCAATGGTCTCGAACAGTGAATCGGCGAAGTTCTTCGCAATGTTCGGCCGGTCGAGGCGTTGCACGAGATCGTTGGCCAGCTGCCACAGCTTGACGTTGGCCAGCTGGGAGTGCCGGCTCAAAATGCTGAATGCCGCCGCATCGTCGATGCCATAGAAGGCCATAAGCGCTCCTTTGGCCTGCTCGATGCTGGCCCTGTGCTCGGCCGAACGGGTCACCGCTTCGTGCGTTTCGCGATGAATTTCCGCCTTGCGGCTACGGGTGAGGTCAATCAGGAAGCCGTTTACCCTTGTCACTTTGTTGTCGTCATCCTGAATTCCATGTCCGACGGCGACAACGTGCCGGACCGTATTGTGGGAATCGAGGAGCCGGTAGTAATGGCTGAACGCCTCGCCCGTCGAGGTTGCCTGGATGAAGACCCGGCGAACATCGGAGCGGTCGTCTGGGTGCTTGTGTGCCAGCAGAAAGCCGGTTGTCGGGACGATATCCCCGGGTTCAAAACCGTGGATCTCATACATTTCGTCCGACCAGGTCCACGTCTTGGCCGCGGTGTCGTACGTGAACGTCCCCACTAGGTTCCCGGAAGTCGGAACGCTGGAGGCCGCCGACGGGCTCGAAGTATCACCAAAAGCCATAGTGTGCTCATTCCTTCTGATGGACGAACCATCCAAAAAAGACTGAAGCCGACCTCTTGACCTGTATAAGACGGTAACGATCGTCCAGTAGAAGCGCAAGCTCGAGTCAGTTCATGACGAAGGAGCCTGGCGCGGCTAAGCATGGGCTGCGAACATGTGCGGCGCGGTAGGCGTGACCCGAATCGCGCACGGCGCGATGGGTGGCGAACGCAAGGAACGCCGACCGCTTGCAAGCGATCGGCGTTCCTTGCCAGGGGCGAAGTCAGTTGTTTGGCTTCACGTCCCGCGCGGCTTCCTGCGCGTGGCCACCTACTCGCTCGGCTTCGCTGGCACCCTGGTCCTTCACAGTCTGCGCCGAATCGGTCACCTGATCCTTGACCGCGGTGGCCGCCTCTTGCGCCGGCTCCCGCAGGTTATCGGCGGCCTCCTTGGCGGCGTCGCCAAGCCCTTCGCTTGCCTTCGACTTGATTTGGACAGCAAGTTCCTCTTCCTGGCGGCTGGCCGGAATCAATGCGGCGAGCAGCATGCCCGCACCGAACGCAATCGCCCCCATGGCGAGCGGGTTGCCCTCGGCTTTGCCGCGGATCTTGTCAGGAGCATCGGAAGCAGCGCGCTTCAAAGCCGCCCCACCCTTGCCCGGCCCGGAGTCGGCACCGAACAATTTGTCCTTGACGTTTCCCGCGGCGTCGCGCACTTTCTCCGTTTGCCGATGCGCAATGCTGCGTGGGTTGACCTTGTCCTCGATCGCATCGACATCGTTGCTGAGATTGCTTTGCGTGCGCTCGATATCAGCCCGGATTTCGTCTGGGTTATCGCTCATTGCCGACCCTCGTTTCCTTTAAGTGCCTCGGGGATTTCCTTGACGGTGCTCGCGGTCTCCGGGAGGCCCTGAGCTTGCTTGAGTTTTCCTCGGCCGACCATGGCCAGGACAAGCGCTACGACTGCCCAGATGACGGCGACGATAATTGCGGACCAGCCGAAGCCGATCTGGGTGCCCAGCCCGTACCATAGCGCCGCGGAGAGAAACAGCAGCACGAATTGGGCTGCAATCAACGCACCGACGAGTAGTCCGATGCCAGCGCCAGCCTTTTGTGCTGTTTGCCGTGCTTCCGCCTTCGCGAGCGCGATCTCCTGACGCAGCAGCGTGGAGAGATCCTGAGTCAACCGGCCTACGAGGTCACCGAGCGACGCAGCCGACGCGTTGTCGGCGTTGCCTGCCGCCGAGTGACCTCCCGCGGAATGGCTGGTCATGGGTTTATTCCCTCCCCGGGAGTGGCGCCGCGGACACCGCTGCCGGACGTGTAGCCGGCCTCGCTTCCGCCTCTTGGGTAACCCTGCTGGCCGCCAGTTACCGGAGCAGCGGGCTGACCTGTATAGCCAGGTTGAGCCGGGTTTCCGGGCTGCGCGCCGCTTGGATAGCCGGGTTCGCTCCCGGCTGGGTAGCCCGCCTGGTTGCCAGCCAGATAGTCGCCGGTGGGGCCTGTTCCGGTTTGAGCCGCCAGTGGATCAGCATGCTTCGGCGAACCGTCACTCGTCGAGTGCTCTTTCTTGTCGTCCACAACTCCTCGGGTGAGTCGGCCAGCCAGAATTCCGGCGCCTAGTGCGATGCCGATGAAGAGCGCGGGCTTACGCCGGGCAAAACTCTTCACGTCGTCGAGCAGGTCGCGGGGTTCCTTGTCGCCGATCCACGAGGCCGCGGAGTCAAGTCGCTCGGATGCCTGGCGGACCAGCTGAGTTGCCAGGCCGGAATCCTCTGAGTGCTCGGCCATGGAACCGAACTCGTCGCGAAGCGAGCGGATGGTGTCCAGCGCACGTTCCTGCTGTGTCGAGGCCTGCTGACTCAGCTGCTCACCGGCTTGTTGCGTAACGCTCCTGGCCTGTTCCTTGACTTCATCGAGCACGCTTGAGGCTTCGCCTTTTACCGTCTCCGCCACGTTCTTCCCGGCATCGCCGGCCGTCTGACCGACCTCTTTGGCCTTGTCTTTCGCCGTGTCGGTGGAACTGCCACCGACTGTGGATCCGGTTCCTGTGCTCCGATCAGGCCCGGTTGCCCGATGCAGACCGGCGTCGCTGGACACTTCGGTTGGTTGAGCAGGGACCGAAGGCGGTGGGACCACCTCAGGGTCCCGATCATTGTGCGGATACTGCGTCATGGTTCTCCCCTTCTCGCTTAAGAGATATTGCTCCGGGACCTCTTCAATGTCAGATCGCGGGCGTAACAGGAGGGAAACGCACAGCTGCTTGACGTCCCTGCCGTCACCACCGGCTAAGCGGCGTTACCAGGCTTGTGCCCAAAGCTCGAGAATCTAAACGTCATCCTGTGCCGGGTCTTTCAGGTGACGCGCTGGCGCGAGAACCAGCGGTTCCCAAGGTGGGCAGTTCCTCGGTCATGCTCGAGAGCCTTTCTCCCAACCCAAAATTTGGGAGTCAGGCGGATGAAATTGAGTGTCAGCCGGGTATTTCTTGTGGGAGAAGAAGTAGCGCGGGACGTGTTTAACCGCGAAGAAGCAGGGGAACTGCTTCTCAGTATGAGCAATACCTCCCAGGATTTGCCGCGTGCGGTGCTCTTTGATCGCGACGGCACGCTTATCGCGGATGTACCAGACAACCGCGATCCGGCTCAGGTCAGCGCGATGCCGACGGCGCAGGACGCGGTGTCGCTGGCACGTTCCGCGGGAGCACGAGTCGGCGTGATCACGAACCAGGCCGGGGTCGCCCGCGGTTTGCTCACCTCTGAAGACGTCGCGACGGTTAATCGACGAGTCGACGAGTTGTTCGGCACCTTCGACGTATGGTGTGTTTGCCAGCACGCGGAAAGCGACGGCTGTGAGTGCCGCAAACCGAAGCCCGGCATGCTGCTGCGGGCCGCCGAGCTGCTTGGTCTGGCACCGGCAGATCTGGCCTTCGTTGGAGATATCGGGTCCGACGTCGCGGCCGGAACGGCAGCCGGCATCAGAACGGTTCTGGTGCCCACGCCGGTCACCCGGGCGACCGAGATCGACAGTGCACCGGTCGTGGCGGCGAGCCTTTACGAGGCGATTGACGGATTGTTCAGCTCGGATGACGCCTCTCAGCTCGAGGTTCGGGGATGAACCGGCGAGTGCTCGTTGCCCGGCTCGACAGCGTTGGTGATGTCCTGCTTGCCGGACCTGCCGTGCGGGCCATTGCAGCCGAAGCCGAGGTGGTGATGCTCGCCGGACCGCAAGGTAGCGGTGCGGCAGCTCTGCTCCCCGGGGTGGAAAACGTCATCAGCTGGGCGTCGCCCTGGATTGT is part of the Saxibacter everestensis genome and harbors:
- a CDS encoding DeoR/GlpR family DNA-binding transcription regulator translates to MIATSTETLIARVTSGRRAKRMVAILDLVAERGTISLADLLETLSISAATARRDLAELAEQNLILRTHGGASAVDRGREIPVALRDTRFQDAKRTIAKAMVKRLPAERHVIALSGGTTTASVARELATHRDIAVVTNSLTIAGLLSGYPDVRVVMTGGFLRPQSLELVGALAENTFNSVNVGTAIVGADGVSASAGVTTHDETEARTNHAMVAKAQRAVVVADGSKIGRVALAQIADIDKISMLITDKSADPEALSEIRAAGVEVVIADA
- a CDS encoding NAD-dependent epimerase/dehydratase family protein, yielding MKIAVIGATGNVGTAILRRLHESPDVDGIVGVSRRRPDGAAAPYHNVTWHQIDVGDRTAIDELSPVLRGVDAVIHLAWLLQPNHQESVLYRTNVTGTANLLAAAELAGVPHVICASSVGAYSPASKDTRVDETWPTGGIHTSHYSRHKAAQERLLDGFEARHPQITVSRLRPGLIFQGAAGSEIGRYFLGPFVPKGWLGRLPLGLLPFPARLQFQAVHSDDVAEAYCQVAAQQAAGAFNIAAEPVLGPDNLPSLLGAGRTIDLPVSVLRSAAALSWRLRVQRSDPGWVDMAAQAPLMSTERARTVLGWRAKMSAMEAAADVIRGLGSGDGLSQSPPLSPR
- a CDS encoding MFS transporter — its product is MTSKQAVVSWALWDWGSAAFNAVIITFVFAPYLTKGVAANETDGSAQLGYALSIAGLIIAVIAPAAGTRADVAGRHRFWLGLHTFIVVASMAGMFFVRDSPEYLLLGLILVATGSVFFEFAEVSYNGMLLRIASEKNIGKLSGFGWGMGYFGGLVLLVLMLFAFIQPDVGLLGASDADGLRYRLVAAAAAAWFAIFAIPILITGPKNPPRDDAVEASGPLAAVKAFLGDYKRLIRRLGELWREDRRTLHFFLASAIFRDGLAAIFSFAGVLAAGSYGFSASEIIVLGIAANVVAGTGALIGGPLDDRLGSKTVIVAGLLCLIAGTVPIMISENQTVFWVCAMVLSFFVGPVQSSSRTLLARITPAGREGENFGLYATTGRSVSFLGPLAFSTAISIFGFQRAGVLGIAVVLLLGLLIVIPLRVRHVRVH
- the fbaA gene encoding class II fructose-bisphosphate aldolase, with translation MPIATPEVYAELLDRAKSDGFAYPAVNVTSSQTINAAIRGFAEAESDGIIQVSTGGAEYISGPTVKDRVRGATAFAIFAEEVAKSYDVNIALHTDHAPRDAVEEWVKPLIAASTERVKNGQNPLFQSHMWDGSAVPLDENLVLAEQLLELSAAARTILEIEVGVVGGEEDGVDNEINDKLYTTIADGLATAEALGTGEKGRYLTALTFGNVHGVYKPGNVKLRPEILKSIQDEVGAKVGKDRPFDLVFHGGSGSSEQEIADAVSYGVIKMNIDTDTQYAFTRPVADHMLRNYDGVLKIDGEVGNKKMYDPRAWGKAAEAGLAARVVEAAQHLGSAGKRLK
- a CDS encoding PAS and ANTAR domain-containing protein, producing MGTFTYDTAAKTWTWSDEMYEIHGFEPGDIVPTTGFLLAHKHPDDRSDVRRVFIQATSTGEAFSHYYRLLDSHNTVRHVVAVGHGIQDDDNKVTRVNGFLIDLTRSRKAEIHRETHEAVTRSAEHRASIEQAKGALMAFYGIDDAAAFSILSRHSQLANVKLWQLANDLVQRLDRPNIAKNFADSLFETIGESAAEEVATSDAQPSGRR
- a CDS encoding DUF3618 domain-containing protein, coding for MSDNPDEIRADIERTQSNLSNDVDAIEDKVNPRSIAHRQTEKVRDAAGNVKDKLFGADSGPGKGGAALKRAASDAPDKIRGKAEGNPLAMGAIAFGAGMLLAALIPASRQEEELAVQIKSKASEGLGDAAKEAADNLREPAQEAATAVKDQVTDSAQTVKDQGASEAERVGGHAQEAARDVKPNN